The DNA sequence CTGGTGATAAAAGCGGAGGGGGTCCACCCGGTCCCATGCCGAACCCGGCAGTTAAGCCCTCACGCGCCGATGGTACTGCGATTCGCTTCGCGGGAGAGTAGGTCGTCGCCCGTGTCTCTGTTTTTTTCTTCCTTTTTGTGCTATAACTTTAAAATAATGCCATGATTGAAGTAACGAAGAATCTCCCGGACGCTTCGACGTAAACGCGGCGACTGTCGAGATTCTCGTTTTTGGGGTTCCGCGATTGCGGGGCCCTTTCTTTTTATTCTGCAAAAAAAGACAAATAAATGAAAGAGAAATGTCTCACAAGTACGGAATGACTCCTATAGAATAACTAAGATCATTGCTTTGAGTGTAAATCGTGACACTCCATTTCATAAATTTCAGGAGGCGCCGCAATGGGTAAGAATTTGCGTGGAAAGAATTTTTTGAAGCTGATTGATTTTTCGTCTCAGGACATCCGCTACCTGCTTGAGCTGTCGAAGAACTTCAAGTCGATGAAGCGCGCCGGCGTTCCGCACCGCTACCTCGAGGGCAAGAACATCGTCCTGCTCTTCGAGAAAACCTCGACGAGGACGCGTTGCTCGTTCGAAGTCGCCGGCGCCGACCTGGGCATGGGCGTGACGTATCTTGACCCCGCCGGTTCGCAGATGGGGCACAAGGAGAGCATCAAGGATACGGCCCGCGTGCTGGGGCGCATGTTCGACGGCATCGAATACCGCGGTTTTTCGCAGAAGACGGTCGAGGAACTGGGGGCTTACGCCGGCGTGCCGGTGTGGAACGGGCTGACCGACGAATGGCATCCCACGCAGATGCTGGCCGACCTTCTGACGATCGAGGAGCATTTCGGCCGTCTCAAGGGATTGAAGTTCGTCTATATGGGCGACGCCCGCAACAACGTGGCCAACTCGCTGATGATCGCCTGCGCCAAGATGGGCGTCAACTATGTGGCCTGCGCTCCCAAAGAGCTTTTCCCCGATTCCAAGCTGATCGAAACGGCCAAGGAGATCGCCGAGGAAAACTTCTGCGCCGTCACGCTGACGAGCGATGTCGATGAAGGCACGAAGAACGCCGACGTGCTCTATACCGACATCTGGGTCTCCATGGGCGAGCCGGCCGAGATCTGGGAGCAGCGCATCAAGCTTCTGAAGCCGTATCAGATCAACGCCGCGGCCATGAAAAACGCCAACGAGCAGGCCATTTTCCTGCACTGCCTGCCCTCCTTTCACGACACCGAGACCAAGGTCGGCAAGGAGATCGCCGAGAAGTTCGGCATCACCGAGATGGAGGTCACCAACGAGGTTTTCGAGTCGAAGCAGTCCTACGTTTTCGATCAGGCCGAGAACCGCATGCATACCATCAAGGCGGTCATGTACGCGACGCTCTGCTGAAAAAGCCGTGAATGGTGATGATGAGCGGCAAGGTCCGCGCTATCGTCGACGAGTTCTTCACTATTTCCCCCGCAGGAAATAAACGGTAGAATACAAAAATAGGGTATTCAGTCGGCGGGGAGTGCGGTTTATCGCGGAGCGTTAAACCGCACTCCCGTGCTATTACAGGAGGTACAATGAAAGCGAACGGGGAATTTGTCAGGTTCAAGAAAGAGATCGGGAAAGAGGCTTTCATTTTCCTCTTCTTTTTCCTCGCCTTTTTCGTAGGCATCGGCAGCGTCATGGGCTGTACCGAAATGTTCAAGACGATGATGCTGACGGGCTATCAGCTGCTGACGTCCGTTTGTTTCTACCTGATGGCAGTGTCGGTGCTGGCGGGCGGAGCCGCCGGGCTTTTGTCCGAATTCGGCGTGATTTCTTTGATCAACCGGGTGCTGCGGCCGATCATTTACCCGCTGTACGGCCTGCCCGGTTCGAGCGCGCTGGGCATTATGAACTGTTATCTGTCGGACAATCCGGCGATTTTGGCCTTTGCCCAGGACGACAATTTCAAGCGCTATTTCAAAAAATACCAGATGGCGGCGCTGACCAATCTGGGCACGGCGTTCGGCATGGGGCTGATCATCACGACGACGATGATGAGCCTGTCCGTGGAAGGCGCGATGAAGGCGGCCCTGATCGGCAATTTTGGCGCGGTGATTGGCTCCGTCGTCTCGGTGCGCCTGATGCTGCGCAAGACGAAGGCTCATTACGGTATTGAGACGATGATGCCGACTTCCGGCGGCGAAACGATTCCCGGAGACATGCGAGTGGTTCGCGAAGGGTCGGTGGGGTCGCGTTTCATACAATCGATGCTGCACGGCGGCAAGAGCGGCGTCGATATGGGGATCTCCATCATTCCCGGCGTGTTGCTGATCTGCACGATCGTGCTGATGCTGACCAACGGCCCGGGGCCGAATGGCGCGTACACCGGTGCGGCGGGCGAAGGTATCGGGCTGCTGCCGCTGATCGGTTCCAAGCTTCGCTTTCTGCTCGATCCGCTGTTCGGCTTCCAATCGCCCGAGGCTATCGCCGTGCCGATCACGGCGCTCGGCAGCAGCGGCGCGGCGATCGGCATGGTCGGCGACCTCGTGAAGAAGGGCGCGGCGACGAGCAACGATCTGGCGGTCTTCACGGCTATCTGTATGTGTTGGAGCGGCTATTTATCCACGCATATCGCCATGATGGACGCGCTCGACATGAAGGAAATGACCGGCAGCGCGATCCTGTCGCACACGATCGGCGGCCTCTGTGCCGGCGTTGCGGCGCACCTGATCTGGACGCTGCTCGGCTAGCGGAACTGCGTGCCGGGCTTGAGGAAGACCAGATCGAACTGACCTGGGGCGCCGCGACACTTGGCGCCGTGACGGCCGGTTTCAACGGCTCAGAAAGCGGCGCTCATCCCGTCGTCAGGTACATGAAGGCCGTCCTCGTCGATTTGGCCGCAAAAAAGTTGCGCGGCCAGTTGCGTCCCGGTGTGCGTATTGTCTGTCATACGGACCAGCGATCGCTTTCCGAAAAAAAATTTCCATTTGCGAGAATAGGAGATTATAATGAAAAGAGTCGTCATCGCTCTGGGCGGCAACGCTCTTGGAAACACACCCGAAGAGCAGAAAGAACGCGTCAAGCACTCGGCGCGCTCCATCGTCGATTTTGTCCAGTCCGGCGTTCAGGTGCTGGTGTGTCACGGCAATGGTCCGCAGGTAGGTATGATCAAGAAGTCCATGGACATCACTGCCAAGTTGGATGAAAAGCTGCCCTACGTGCCGTTTCCGGAGTGCGGATCCATGAGCGAAGGCTACATCGGCTTCCACCTGCAGAACGCCATTGGCAACGAATTCCGCGCCAGAAAGATGAACGACAGCGTCGCCACCCTCGTGACGCAGGTCCAGGTCGACGCCGCCGATCCGTCCTTCCAGCGTCCAACGAAGCCGATCGGCAACTTCATGAGCAAGGAAGACGCCGACAAACTGGCTGCTGCCGGTGTGGCCGTGGTCGAAGACGCCGGGCGCGGCTACCGCCAGGTCGTCGCCTCGCCGGCTCCTGTCCGCATTGTCGAGGAAGAGGCCGTCCGCAAGCTGATCGACCAGGGCGTGACCGTCATTGCCGGCGGCGGAGGAGGAGTTCCTGTCGTGGAGAAAGACGGCGTGCTGACGGGCATCGACGCGGTGATCGACAAAGATTTTACGTCGGTGAAGCTGGCCGAAACGATCGACGCCGACGTGGTGGTGATCCTCACCGCCGTGGAAAAGGTGGCGATCCGCTTCGGCACGCCGGATCAGCTGTGGCTTGACACGCTGACGACGACTGAAGCCAGAAAGTACATCGAAGACAAGGAATTCGCCGAAGGCTCCATGCTGCCGAAGATCAGCGCGGCCATCAGGTTTGCCGAGTCGAAACCGGGGCGCAGGGCGCTGATCACGTCGCTGGAGAAGGCGAAAGAAGGTCTGGAAGGTTCTACCGGCACCTGGATCCAGGCGTAGCGCCGCGGGCCTTTGGGACGCTGGAGGCGCCGGCCGTGCCGCCGGCATGTAAAAAGGGGGAGGACAGATGACTTCCCGGAAAAATCCCGGACAGGGGAAGCGCGTGGAAATTCAGGAATTTTACCGCACGGCGTCCCGCGAGGGCGTCGCGACCTATTTCGAAGTGCAGTCGGACAGCGCGCCGACCAGGCCGCTGCTGCACAAAAACAGCCGTTTCCTCTACGTCCTTTCCGGAAAAGGCACGATCAGAATTTACGACAAAGACTATGCGATGGAGCCGGGCGCGGTCATCGCCCTGTTGCCGTGGGAAATTTCCGAAATCGTCGAAGTGAAGGAGCCGCTGCGCTATTACCTGCTCATCTATCCGTTCGAGTTTCTGAATTTCATCGTCAAGAACCAGTTCAACATCGAAAACGAGAAGCTCGACATGGTCACGCTTCTGTACCGCTGCGGCGGCGTGCGCGTGCCGGAGCGGGAGCGTCCGCGCGTCAAAGCGCTCTTTGACGAGATCCGCCGCGAGATCGAGCCGGTCTCCATCGTCAGCCCGACCAATCGTCAGCCGTGGTCCGGCCTGTACCTGACGGCGAAGCTCGTGGAACTGGTCGTCCTCTACCTGCGTTTGGCGCAGGATCAGGAAGAACGTTCCGACGGACAGTCCCGTCTCGAAGAAGAGGAAGAAAGCTGTTCTCCCCACATTTTTCAGTACATGTACCTGAATCTGCACCGCAAGCTGACGCTTCAGGACCTGAGCCGGATCTATTTCGTCAGCGAAGCGTCGCTTTCCCGCTACATCTTCAAGGTGACCGGACTCGGCTTTTACGAGCTGCTTCAGGAAATGAAGCTGTCGAAGGTCACGTTTCTGCTGCTGCACACCGACATTTCGCTGGCGGAGATCGCCGATATCCTCGACTACGCGGACATATCGCACCTGTCGCGCGTCTTTTCCGACCAGCAGGGGATCGGAGCGCAGCAGTTCCGCCGCTGCTACCGGAACAATCCCGGCGTCTCCATGGTTTTGCCTGCGCCGAAAGCCGGCAAGATCATCGAATACGTCTACCGCAATTTCGCCGGCGACCTCACCATCCTGGACGTGGCGGAGCGGTTTTGCACCTCGCCCAAAATGGTCAACGAATCCCTGGGCTACATTGTCGAGATGAACTTTACGAATTTCCTGAATTACCTGCGCATCCACGAGGCGGCGAACCTGCTGCTTCGCACCGATCAGTCGGTGACGGACATCGCGTTTCAGGTCGGCTACAATTCACTGCGGAGTTTCAACCGTAACTTCCTGAAATGGCTCAAAATTACGGCCAGCGAGTTTCGAGAACGAGTGACGGAACAAAAAGACAAGGTGGACATCGGCCGCCTGTTTCGTTTGTCCAGAGAGGAGCAATCATGAAGTTTGAAATGCCTGTCTTTGCGTGCCCCGACTTTGCCGACGCGAAATATCGGGAAGCAGGCGAAGTGAAATGCGCGAAGGTCGAAAAGAAGGGCGTGGCGCCGCGCGGTTTTTATCTGACCACCCATCTGCCGACCTTCTACCGCTGCAACGGAACGTGGCAGCTTCCCGAGCATAATTCGCTGAACTGCGTGCCCGTGCTCAAAGAGGGGAAAATCATCGTCACGGAAATCCGCGACCTCGAAGCGGGCGACCAGGTCGTTATAGGGCGCGCGACCGACGGCTCCGAGGGCGTTCTCGTGTGCAAGGAAGGCTTCCCCGAAAGCGTTTACGCCGCGCCCGGCCGCGCCGTGGAGACCGCCTACACGACCGATTACGAGCAGCTGTTCGCGCAGCTTGAATACGAGCGCGACAACGGCGGCTACATCGTTTGGGTATTGGGGCCGAGCGTCGTCTTCGACTACGACACGCGCGTCGCCCTCAACCACCTGGCCGAGAACGGCTACATCAGCTGCATGATGGGCGGCAACGCCATGGCCACGCACGACCTCGAGGGCGGCTTCCTCGGCACCGCGCTGGGACAGAACATCTACACGCAGGAAAACCAGCCGATGGGGCACTACAACCACCTCGACCTGCTCAACGAGGTGCGCGCCGCCGGCTCCACGAAGAAATTCATCGACGACGGTCACGTCAAGGACGGCATCATCAAGACGCTGGTCTCGATGAACGTGCCGCTGGTGCTGGCCGGCTCGATCCGCGACGACGGCCCGCTGCCCGAGGTGATCGGCGACACCGACAAGGCGCTGACGGAGATGAAGAAGCACCTCGACAAGGCCACGCTGATCATCGGCATCGCCACGATGCTGCACAGCCTTTCCGTCGCCAACATGGCGTCGAGCTACCGCGTGCGAAAAGACGGCGCCATCACGCCGGTCTATATGTACATCATCGACATCACCGAAAACGTCACCAACAAGGTGGTCGCGGCCCGCGAGCGCATCGCCGTCGTGCCGATGAACACCAACGTCCAGGACTTCGTCGTCAACTGCGAACGCGCGCTCGTCGGCGACGTGGCCAAAGAACGGGTGGAGGCGATGGAAGTTCCCGTCGAGGAATTTGTCGCCGTGAAAAACGCACGGCACGAGGGGGCGAGCAAATGAAATTCCAGATGCCGAAGTACCGCCACCCCGATTTCGAGCAGGAGTTCCTGAAGAACGCGCCCAACTGCCGCTTCGAAACCGTCGAGCGCGACGGGATCAGTCCTCGAGGCTACCACGCCCTGTCGGTCTACCCCGAGTATTTCAAGATCAACGACAAATGGGTGCTGGCGACGCAGAGCCGCATGGACACCGTCTGCGTGGCCAGCGACACGCCCGGCCGGGAGCGCGTCGAGATCGTCGAGTTCCGCAACCTGAAAAAAGGCGACAAAGTCGTGATCGGCCGCACCGAAGACGCCAGCGAAGGCATCTACGTGTGGACGCAGGGCTTCCTCGCCGAAGCGGGCACCTCCGACACCTTCGCCTTCCGCGAAGGACGCTCGCGCGAGACCGCCTATTCG is a window from the Pyramidobacter porci genome containing:
- the argF gene encoding ornithine carbamoyltransferase, giving the protein MGKNLRGKNFLKLIDFSSQDIRYLLELSKNFKSMKRAGVPHRYLEGKNIVLLFEKTSTRTRCSFEVAGADLGMGVTYLDPAGSQMGHKESIKDTARVLGRMFDGIEYRGFSQKTVEELGAYAGVPVWNGLTDEWHPTQMLADLLTIEEHFGRLKGLKFVYMGDARNNVANSLMIACAKMGVNYVACAPKELFPDSKLIETAKEIAEENFCAVTLTSDVDEGTKNADVLYTDIWVSMGEPAEIWEQRIKLLKPYQINAAAMKNANEQAIFLHCLPSFHDTETKVGKEIAEKFGITEMEVTNEVFESKQSYVFDQAENRMHTIKAVMYATLC
- a CDS encoding CD0519/CD1768 family membrane protein; the encoded protein is MKANGEFVRFKKEIGKEAFIFLFFFLAFFVGIGSVMGCTEMFKTMMLTGYQLLTSVCFYLMAVSVLAGGAAGLLSEFGVISLINRVLRPIIYPLYGLPGSSALGIMNCYLSDNPAILAFAQDDNFKRYFKKYQMAALTNLGTAFGMGLIITTTMMSLSVEGAMKAALIGNFGAVIGSVVSVRLMLRKTKAHYGIETMMPTSGGETIPGDMRVVREGSVGSRFIQSMLHGGKSGVDMGISIIPGVLLICTIVLMLTNGPGPNGAYTGAAGEGIGLLPLIGSKLRFLLDPLFGFQSPEAIAVPITALGSSGAAIGMVGDLVKKGAATSNDLAVFTAICMCWSGYLSTHIAMMDALDMKEMTGSAILSHTIGGLCAGVAAHLIWTLLG
- the arcC gene encoding carbamate kinase is translated as MKRVVIALGGNALGNTPEEQKERVKHSARSIVDFVQSGVQVLVCHGNGPQVGMIKKSMDITAKLDEKLPYVPFPECGSMSEGYIGFHLQNAIGNEFRARKMNDSVATLVTQVQVDAADPSFQRPTKPIGNFMSKEDADKLAAAGVAVVEDAGRGYRQVVASPAPVRIVEEEAVRKLIDQGVTVIAGGGGGVPVVEKDGVLTGIDAVIDKDFTSVKLAETIDADVVVILTAVEKVAIRFGTPDQLWLDTLTTTEARKYIEDKEFAEGSMLPKISAAIRFAESKPGRRALITSLEKAKEGLEGSTGTWIQA
- a CDS encoding helix-turn-helix transcriptional regulator, with the translated sequence MTSRKNPGQGKRVEIQEFYRTASREGVATYFEVQSDSAPTRPLLHKNSRFLYVLSGKGTIRIYDKDYAMEPGAVIALLPWEISEIVEVKEPLRYYLLIYPFEFLNFIVKNQFNIENEKLDMVTLLYRCGGVRVPERERPRVKALFDEIRREIEPVSIVSPTNRQPWSGLYLTAKLVELVVLYLRLAQDQEERSDGQSRLEEEEESCSPHIFQYMYLNLHRKLTLQDLSRIYFVSEASLSRYIFKVTGLGFYELLQEMKLSKVTFLLLHTDISLAEIADILDYADISHLSRVFSDQQGIGAQQFRRCYRNNPGVSMVLPAPKAGKIIEYVYRNFAGDLTILDVAERFCTSPKMVNESLGYIVEMNFTNFLNYLRIHEAANLLLRTDQSVTDIAFQVGYNSLRSFNRNFLKWLKITASEFRERVTEQKDKVDIGRLFRLSREEQS
- a CDS encoding ornithine cyclodeaminase family domain → MKFEMPVFACPDFADAKYREAGEVKCAKVEKKGVAPRGFYLTTHLPTFYRCNGTWQLPEHNSLNCVPVLKEGKIIVTEIRDLEAGDQVVIGRATDGSEGVLVCKEGFPESVYAAPGRAVETAYTTDYEQLFAQLEYERDNGGYIVWVLGPSVVFDYDTRVALNHLAENGYISCMMGGNAMATHDLEGGFLGTALGQNIYTQENQPMGHYNHLDLLNEVRAAGSTKKFIDDGHVKDGIIKTLVSMNVPLVLAGSIRDDGPLPEVIGDTDKALTEMKKHLDKATLIIGIATMLHSLSVANMASSYRVRKDGAITPVYMYIIDITENVTNKVVAARERIAVVPMNTNVQDFVVNCERALVGDVAKERVEAMEVPVEEFVAVKNARHEGASK